In Prochlorococcus marinus CUG1435, the genomic window CAATGTTAAAAAAAACAAATAGACATGTATTAAATTTTAAAATTTTAAGATTTTTTCTTTTACCTATAATTTTATTCTCAACTCCATTATTCAATAGCAGCCAAGTCGCTAAAGCAGGTTTGGAATTTCAGTGGGACCAAAACTCTGGCTTCAAAAGATTAAAGTGGCTTCAAAAAGAAAATAAAAGAAGATTTAGAAATAAAATTTATTTTTTCTTAAGGCCATCTGATAGAAATTCTGAACTTTTAAAAATAAATCTAGCTATACCTGAAACCTTTAAAACGAATTTAAAAAAAGAAAAAATTAGTCTTTGCAAGGTAAAAATAGGCGGTTTTGAAAGTCGTACTAAATGTCTTGAAGACATACCAGCTGATATTGAAATCACTACTGATGAATCATCCTTACGTTCATTAAACATCTACCCCCATAGCCCAATTCCCTACAATAAAGATAGTATTGCAATTGTATTAAAAGTTTTTAATCCAAACAAATCAGGGCTTTTTCAATTTCATTCATATGGGCAACCAAAAGGACAATCAGTTTTAAGTTATCTAGGTAGCTGGACTATATTATTAGACGATTAAATGATAAATTTAAATATGGATATTTAATAAAATGACTAAAAGAACTTTTGGTGGAACCTCTAGAAAAAGAAAACGTGTATCTGGTTTCAGAGTAAGAATGCGCTCTCATACTGGCAGAAGAGTTATTAAAAGCAGAAGACAAAAAGGTAGAGAAAGAATAGCAGTCTAACTCTAAATAAAAATGGCCTTACCCAAAAATATGCGTTTAAAAGGTCATAGGACTTTTAACTATATTCACAAAAATTCCACAAAATATTACGGGGAATTTATGACTTTTAAAGTTGCAAGTTCGAATCCAGATATTCTTTTATCACACAAACTAAGTAATCATTCAAATAATTTGAGGGTAGCAATTTCAATTAGTAAAAAATTTTCAAAAAAAGCAGTAGAAAGAAATAAAATAAGAAGAATTCTTCAAGATTGGTTATTAAAGAATATTCAAAAAATCAATAACCACAAACCTTATTGGTTACTTGTTAACCTAAGATTTGGAGGTTTCTGCAATGATAAAAACAAACTTTTGGAGGAATTTCAAAACTTAATGTCCAAATCTAGTCTAATCAAATGATTAACATGAATGAAGAAACCTTTTACGAAGGGGGTCCCGCAAAAAGTGATTTAATAATTAATCTACTTGCGGGAATAACTATTCTTGGTTTGCCATTTACCTTTGCCGCAATAGTTAGGGCCTTATGGTTGAGATATAAAATTTCAAACAAAAGAATTACAATCGATGGTGGATGGTTTGGTAAAAACAAAACACAAGTCTCAATAAGTAACATTGAAGAAATTAGATCTATCCCTAGGGGATTCGGATCGTATGGTGATATGGTTCTAATTCTTTCAGATGGTTCAAAGGTTGAGATGAAATCAATACCTCTTTTTAGAGAAAAGCAAGAGTTTATTGAAAATATCATAAGTAATAGATCACAAATCTCGAATCTCAACCAAGTTGAAGGATTTGCAACCAAATCCTAAATAAAATAATTACAAAAATCTTCTTTTCCTGTAAAATAAAATGTCTAGCAAATTTTTATTCTTTTTAATATCGTGATAGGGTTCATTTCTGAAAAATTACTTATCCCGATTCTAGATTTTTTCTATGGTTTAGTCCCTAGTTATGGTTTAGCAATTGTTGCACTAACAGTTGTAATTAGAATTGCACTTTTCCCTTTAAGCGCTGGATCCATTAGGAGCGCAAGAAGGATGAAAATTGCTCAACCAGTAATGCAAAAAAGACAAGCAGAAATAAAATCTAAGTTTTCTGGCGATCCAAAGAAACAGCAAGAAGAGTTAGGGAAACTTATGAATGAGTTTGGCAGTCCTCTTGCAGGGTGCCTACCTTTGATCGTACAAATGCCTATACTATTCGCATTGTTTGCGACCCTAAGAGGATCACCTTTTGCTGATGTACCTTATAATATTAATCTAAAGGTTGTACCCCAGGATCAAATTGCGGCTATTGATCCAAAACCATATAAATCTCCCAGACACTCTATTTTCATTACTGAAAAATCTCATTTTCCTGTAATAGCTACTATTCCTAATGGAACAAAGTTAGGAACTCAAGAATCAATAAAAATAAATTTGCAAACAACAAATGGTAACAGCTACTCAGAAGTTTTATCTAATTATGACAATGGTTCAAAATTCCTTCCTACATGGAAAGTAGCTAAAGGGGAAGATAATATAAAAGTTTCTCAAGATGGAACTGTTACTGCAATAAAACCAGGTGATGCAACAATTGAAGCTAAAATTCCTGGCCTAGCTGCTAAAAGTGGATTTCTTTTTATCAAGGCACTTGGACAAGTTGGCTTTTATGTAGATGGATCTATTAATTGGGATATCGCTGCACTTGTTGGGGCTTTTGGATTAACTTTACTACTTTCTCAAGTTCTTTCTAGTCAGGGAATGCCTGCAAACCCTCAGCAGTCAACGGCCAACAAAATCACTCCAGTAATGATAACTGGAATGTTTCTGTTTTTCCCCTTACCTGCAGGTGTATTACTCTACATGGTTGTTGCAAACATATTTCAAGCATTTCAGACCTTTCTTCTTAACAAAGAAGCTCTTCCTGAAAATCTGCAGAAAATTTTAGATCAACAATTATTGACGAAAAATAATTCCATAACAACTGCTGCCTCCACTATCTCAGAAAAAAGATTACCCTTTGAACCTAATAATAAGAAATAAACTTTATCTTTAAAAATGAGTTCTTGGAGTAAAAATTTAGAATTACTTATTAAATCAAGAACTTCATTAATTTGGATTAGGACTAAAGAAGAGGAAAGATTAGAAAAACTTCTCTATTATTCATGTGAAAGATTAAATATAAAAAGGTATATATCATGGGATTGTGTCAGTGGTATCAAGGGATTAATAAATGAAGAAAATAAATTTTCTAATAATCCATTAGGAGTGCTTAACTGGCTTAAGCGACAAAGTTCTGAGGTATCTACAGTATTATTAGTCAAAGATTTTCATAAATTTTATGATGATCCATCTATAAATAGAACTATT contains:
- a CDS encoding DUF2808 domain-containing protein; its protein translation is MLKKTNRHVLNFKILRFFLLPIILFSTPLFNSSQVAKAGLEFQWDQNSGFKRLKWLQKENKRRFRNKIYFFLRPSDRNSELLKINLAIPETFKTNLKKEKISLCKVKIGGFESRTKCLEDIPADIEITTDESSLRSLNIYPHSPIPYNKDSIAIVLKVFNPNKSGLFQFHSYGQPKGQSVLSYLGSWTILLDD
- the rnpA gene encoding ribonuclease P protein component; translation: MALPKNMRLKGHRTFNYIHKNSTKYYGEFMTFKVASSNPDILLSHKLSNHSNNLRVAISISKKFSKKAVERNKIRRILQDWLLKNIQKINNHKPYWLLVNLRFGGFCNDKNKLLEEFQNLMSKSSLIK
- the rpmH gene encoding 50S ribosomal protein L34, which gives rise to MTKRTFGGTSRKRKRVSGFRVRMRSHTGRRVIKSRRQKGRERIAV
- a CDS encoding PH domain-containing protein codes for the protein MINMNEETFYEGGPAKSDLIINLLAGITILGLPFTFAAIVRALWLRYKISNKRITIDGGWFGKNKTQVSISNIEEIRSIPRGFGSYGDMVLILSDGSKVEMKSIPLFREKQEFIENIISNRSQISNLNQVEGFATKS
- the yidC gene encoding membrane protein insertase YidC, giving the protein MIGFISEKLLIPILDFFYGLVPSYGLAIVALTVVIRIALFPLSAGSIRSARRMKIAQPVMQKRQAEIKSKFSGDPKKQQEELGKLMNEFGSPLAGCLPLIVQMPILFALFATLRGSPFADVPYNINLKVVPQDQIAAIDPKPYKSPRHSIFITEKSHFPVIATIPNGTKLGTQESIKINLQTTNGNSYSEVLSNYDNGSKFLPTWKVAKGEDNIKVSQDGTVTAIKPGDATIEAKIPGLAAKSGFLFIKALGQVGFYVDGSINWDIAALVGAFGLTLLLSQVLSSQGMPANPQQSTANKITPVMITGMFLFFPLPAGVLLYMVVANIFQAFQTFLLNKEALPENLQKILDQQLLTKNNSITTAASTISEKRLPFEPNNKK